Proteins from one Ananas comosus cultivar F153 linkage group 5, ASM154086v1, whole genome shotgun sequence genomic window:
- the LOC109710710 gene encoding fruit bromelain-like, translating into IQELVDCSTIVNYGCNGGFVDRAYDFVIQNGGLNTENGYPYKAVQGFCDYGNLLFRAASISNFHYVSPNSERELKKAVARQPVSIYVEAGPYWQFYSKGVFKGPCGTALNHAIAIVGYGEDDTGTKYWIGKNSWSSWWGDDGYIFLERNIEAKEGRCGLAMEPMYPVV; encoded by the coding sequence atacaagaactTGTCGACTGCAGTACTATCGTCAACTACGGATGCAACGGCGGTTTCGTCGACAGAGCCTACGACTTCGTCATACAGAACGGAGGTCTCAACACGGAGAATGGATATCCCTACAAAGCAGTGCAGGGCTTCTGCGACTACGGAAACCTGCTTTTTCGCGCGGCGTCGATTTCTAACTTCCACTACGTTTCCCCCAACAGCGAAAGAGAGCTCAAGAAAGCGGTGGCGCGCCAGCCAGTATCAATTTATGTTGAAGCTGGACCCTACTGGCAATTCTATTCTAAAGGCGTGTTCAAGGGACCCTGCGGTACCGCGCTGAATCACGCGATAGCGATCGTCGGGTACGGGGAGGACGATACTGGAACAAAGTATTGGATTGGTAAAAATTCTTGGAGTTCTTGGTGGGGCGACGACGGATACATCTTTTTGGAAAGAAACATCGAAGCCAAAGAAGGACGGTGCGGCCTCGCCATGGAGCCAATGTATCCAGTAGTATAA